CTAAAGCCTCACGGAATATTCTCTCGATCTCTTGTTTAAAGGGAGCCGTTTTGCTATACCCGTTCAAGCATTTTCTTCCGAATATTCTCCAGTGAACTTGTTGCCTCAGTCGTCATTTTAATTATCTTCTCAAGAATCAATGACTGACCGTGCTTGTTAATATCAGGCTTTTGAAGATTCAGATGAAATTTCTCCATCAGCGGAATAATCTTTTTCAATCCCATGTATGAAAGAACGGGTTGAAACTTGTGGCACAATTCTCTGGCCCTTTTAATGTCATCATTCCCAAGGGAAGATTCCAACTCACGAAGTAAAGGTCCGGAATTTTCGAGAAAACTCTTGACAATATCTGAAGCAAAAAGAATGTCATTATTAGATACTTCCTTCAGGTATGTAAGATCTACAAGCTCATCAACAATAAAGATATCATCATCACCAGATCCGTTGTTTATGAATTCAAAACGGGGTTCTTCAAACAGAAAGGATTGGACAGCAGCAATCAGTTCCTTTGAAACAATCGGCTTTCCTATGTAACCATTCATGCCCGATTCAGCCACTCTTGCTTCACTTTCAGACCTCAAAGCAGCCGTTAATGCTATAACGGGAGTGCGGCTTTTGGGTTCCGGAAATGTGTCTCTGATTCTTCTTGTGGCTTCGTAACCATCCATAACCGGCATCGATATGTCCATTAAGATTAAATCATAATCGTTCGAGGCAACCTTTTCTATTGCCTCCTCACCGTTCCAGGCATGGTCCAGAAGCAAATCGAGGTTTGACAGAATGCTTTCCACCACTTTTTTGTTTATTTCGTTGTCCTCCACCAGGAGCACCCTTTTCCCTCTTTTTGCTTTTTCTGAGGGATTTCCTTCGTCCGGGCAAGAATCTGAATTTTTCAGATTTTTCGAACCCGGCATCGCCTCCTTCGATATCGAAACCTGGATTACTCCCCTGTATAGGTCCTCATCAATCGACAGAATAAAAAACTCGAATCCGGTGCCGTCAACTTCTTCGTAAAAACGGAGAGATCCGGCTCTTAGTGACGATTTTATCCAGTCACAAAAACAACCTGTGTATTGGTTTATTTCGCCATCGGGAAAATGAAGTTCATCATCGAAAATGAATTTGTGAATGGAAGGAAAGTAGCTGAATCTTGCTGTTGAAATGACTTGTCTCATTCTGCTTTTCTGTCTTAAGAGCAATTAATAATCTTGGGGGTAAAGATAAAAAAAAGGCTGCTAAAAAGCAGCCTTTTGGGGGGAGTTTCGTATGTTAAACACTAGCAGGGAATCATGTTTAACTACGATGTAAACTTAAGGGTCGAACGGGTATTATTTAATCAGGTTTCGATAAACACCCCTTTTTACTCGATAAACACCCCTTTTTACTCGATAAAATCAGAGAATATAGACTTTCAAGGTTGTCCGTAAATTCCGACCTGTTTCTGGCATGATGCTTTTTACCCTCGAAAGGTGATTTCTGTAATCCGCATCAAATATATTATCAATGCCGATCGATAAAAGTCCGGTCAACCTGCCAAGGGAAAATGACCGGTGAAAGTTAGTGTTTACAGATATATAACCGGCAGTTGGTGTCTCAAATGTATCTGTTTCCTCCTGTGAAGCAGCCATTTCAGCGGAGAGCTCCAGGGTGCTGGATTCAAACAATTTGTAGCTCGCCTCTAGATAAAGTTTTGCCGGAGGAATCTGTGGCAGTTTTCCACCATCAGTCATTTCGCCCCGGGTAAAACTTGCTTTCACTAAAAAAGTAAATGACGGGGAAAATTTTAATTCAGATTGAAACTCCACACCGGAGATTTTGGCAGAAACACCCTGAGTGGCATAGACAGGAAGAAATGTCTGGTAGTTTATTCTCCCTGTATTTCTCGGAATTATGAAATCTGCAAGGTCATAGTAATAGATATTTACGAGTGTGTAAAAATTATCGAGCTTGTAATACGAGAAGAGCTCAATCCCTGTCCCTCTTTCAGATGCCAGGTCAGGATTGCCGGTTTCATATGAATATGCTGCAAGATGTGGACCTTCGGAGAATAACTCCTCAATAGTGGGAACTCTGGATGACCTGCTGAGATTCATACCCGCAAACAATTCGTTCGTTATTCCGTAAATCCCGGATAAGGCAAGGGAATATGTAACGAAGTCCCTCTCTCTGATGTATCCGATGTTGGCTTTTTTATCCTTCTCGGGCGAAATAAGATCATAGTTGACCCTCCCTCCAAATTCAATGCTAAGCCCGTTATAATTGAAAGGCTGCCAAAAATAGAACGAAAGGTTCTTCGACTGTGATTTTGGAGTAAAGACAAATCCGCCGGTTTCAAAGTCCCGGTACTGCCCTGAGGCACCTATCACTCCGTCCTCATTGAACCCAAAAAGGTGATGCTCAAAATTCATGAACCCGGTGTAGTCTGTTATACTGAATTCAGCGCCAATCAGGTCGTTTCTTTCATATTCTTTGTGCCTGTAAAACGATCTGTTCACATGAAAGGTGGCATTGTGAATCAGCGACGAATTTACATTGAAAGAGGCTTTTGCCGAGTAAACATTTCTGAAAATTGATATCCGAACCCCGTTCGGATGAGCACCAACAAAACCTCCGGGTATGCCGTAATCCATCTCCATGCTCCGGTATGCGTAACCTGCGTAACCAAAATCACCAAGATACGATGCTCCCAAGGAGAGCCCTGTGGCATCGGAAAATGAGTTTTTAAGGTTTCCGGCAGGTGTTCTAAGGTCGCTCGACTTCCTCGAAGTGATGCTCCCTTTAATCACCATGCTCCCATAACCGTACTCGGCATTCCCCCCAAACAAAAGTCCGTTGTTTGCACTTTCGTAATACGACCCTGCAGTGCCGGAGAAACCGTTTGATTTTTCGACCGGAATGTCATGCCTGATCACATTTACCACACCACCTATCGTAACTGGAGAAAAAATAATCGTTCGCGGACCTCTTATAATTTCTGCCCTGGTGATGGAGAAAGGCTCTATTGTGAGTGCATGATCAGGTGAGGTGGCACTCAAATCCGTGGTTTTTACCCCGTCCTCTGCGAATAGTATTCTGTCACCACCAAGTCCCCGTATCACCGGGCGGGCCGGTGCGGGACCCATCGAACGAATCGCCATTCCCGCCTCATTCTTCAAGGTTGCAGCAAGGGTAAGTCCCAGATTTTTTTGTAAATCAACACCTTCCACAGTGCCTTTCAGATTGTCAATCTCTTCAAATTTTGAATGAGAATGATTGCCGGTGATCAGCACTGTCCCAAACTCAAGATTTTTCGGAATGAGATACACAAGAAGGTTGAATGGTATGCCGTTTTCGGGGGTGGTTTGAAATGTATAATTCGAATAACTGATGTGAGTAATATGAATCACTGACTTGGTGTTTACCGGGAGCATGATCTCAAAAAATCCGTTTTCATCAGATATAACGCCTGATTTCATTCCTTCGACACTCACAGACGCAGCAGAAACGGGCTCTTTGTTGAATGAGTCCAGTATTTTTCCTGTCACCGTCATCATTCTCGCGGATTGTCCCGAAATCTGACTAAAGGATCCCGCAGTCAGGAAGATAAGGAAAAATGCAAAGTTTAAAATTTTCATGTTAATTTTAGAGAGTTTATCAGAATTTTATATTAAAGTGTTGATTTAATTAAATCTGATAAACTCCCTTTTTAGTAAAGTTGTTAAATGGGTTCTATTGAACAATCACTTTAATATTTCCGGATCGAAAATCGTTGTGTCCTTCATGCGTAATATAAAACTCAACGGTGGTCATACCTGCCTTTTTCCCGCGGAAATGAATCTCATATTTTGCATCTGGTTCGTCCTGATGCTGCCATATTTCCACCATTGAAGTATCTGCGATACCCCAGTTAAGCTTCTTTGCTGCATCCGAGGGTGGATTGATTATGTTTTTATTCGCATCAAAGAATCTTACATTCATGTGATCTGTGGAGTTACCGAGAGGTACTTTTATCGTATCGGTGGAAACACCTCTGAAAATGGATGCCACCGGAATACCTGAGGTGGAAAGATATACTCCCTCCGCTGCAAAATGTTCTTCCTGCGGTACAAGTACATTATCTTCTTTTTTACATCCGGAATAAAGACCAAGCATGGCAATAACAGCCATAAAAAGTAATTTTTTCATTTAATTTCTCTTTAGTAATGTTAATAATACAATCACACAATGTCCCGGCATCCATTATTTTTGAAAATGGCAGGACAGAACAAGACTGTGATTGGTGTTCAAAATAGCTTAGGGAAAAACTAAAGAGCCGGAGGTCCTCTAAGAGGTGAGATGTTAAATTTTTGACTCGATATTTCGTTCTGCTGTCCATTCTTTACAGAGAGCGACAGCTTTTGGAAATGATCGGTCGAGAATTTACTTTCTGTAAGCGCCGGATTACCCGCGAATAGCAGGAGCAGACACTCGGAAGCAATTACTGATGAGTGATGTGTAATTCCATTGTGGTGATTTTCAATGAAGACAGGGTGGGCAAACCAGTTCTCTTCCATCCCGTGTCTGTGAAACACGGATGTCAGCATCACTGCCAGGTAAAGCAGGAGCACGAGACTGTTTTTCTTTCTGTCGGGCATTTTTGTCAATCCGTCCGGATTATCCTTTTTCCGTTTCAAAACGCCAGCCTAAGATTCCACTGTCAAGGTTATATACCTTGGTAAACCCGTTTTGACCCATGAACAGACCTGCATGAAAACTTCTGCTGCCACTTCTGCAATAGAGATAATAGCTTTTTTCTCTGTCGAGTTCAAGAATCTCCTGTTGAAATGACGGAGAGTAGATATCAATATTTAATGAATTCGGGATCCTCTTTTCACTGTTTTCTTCGGGGGTCCTGACATCAATCAATACTGCATCAGGGTCGTTTTTGTAACCGTCCAGAAATTCGGATGGAGAAAGATTTTTTACAACTAACATTTATGTCTTTGCCTGGTTTATATCAGATAACAAATTAACCGTTACTTATACTTTATAGTTCCTTTCGGTCAACTCATAAAGTGATGAAGTTAGATTCTGATATTTCCGATAAGATTCATAGATTTTTTTGCTTGCAGGTTCTGCCTCTGTCATCTCGGAAATCACTTCCGCAGTCTTCTCTTTCAGTTTCTGCAATACCTCATCGGGGAATTGTACCAGTTTCACTTCGGGATCATTTTTGATGAGTTGAAGACTTTCCGCATTTTTTGCCACCATTTCAGCAGTAATCATGGTATCAATATACCCTGCTGCTCCTCTTAAAATCGCCTTCAGATCATCAGCGAGAGAATCGAATGCCTTTTTGTTGATCATAAATTCGGTTGCTCCCGCAGGCTCCTGCCACCCGGGATAGTAGTAGTATTTCGCTATTCTCTGAAATCCCATTTTATAATCGTGAAAAGGACCCACCCATTCCAGTGCGTCGAGAACTCCCCTCTCCAGATTTGTGTAAAGCTCTCCTCCCGGAAACAGAAGTGCACTGGCTCCCATTTTCGCCATTACCTTGCCGCCAATTCCCGGGATTCTCATCTTTAACCCGTTAAAATCATCGACACTTTTTATCTCTTTCCGGAACCAGCCACCCATCTGACCGCTCGTGTTACCACCGGGCATCGGGATGATCCCGTGCTTCGCATACAATTCTTCCCAAAGTTGCATGCCACCACCAAAATGGAGCCATGCCGAAAACTGTGGAGCATTCATCCCGTATGGAAGTCCAGTAAAGAAAATTGCCGAAGGCTCCTTGCCTGCCCAATAGTAGGAGGCACTGTGCACCATCTCCACATTTCCCTGCTTCACGGCATCAAAACTTTCCATGGCAGGAACGAGTTCACCACCGCCGTAAACCTTTATCTTCAGCCTGCCACCTGACATCTGATCCACAAGCTGTGAAAAGAGCGTCATCATCTCACCGTAAACGGGGAAATTGGGGGGCCAGGTGGTAGCCATTTTCCACTTGATACTTTTTCCGGAAAAACCGTCGGCTTTGTTGTTTTTTCTCATGCAGGAGGAGAAAAAGGCAGGGAATGCAGCAGCAGTACCAACGAGTGCCGCCTTCTTAATGAAATCTCTTCTTTTACTCATATGTTTTTATCAGGATTTAGTTTTTTTAATAACCATCAGCGTTGCATCATCGTCCCACTTCACCCCGCCGCCAAATCTGTCGGCTTCTTCGAATATTATCTCAATAATATCAGCAGCAGGTTCCTTCCCGTGCTTCTTTACAAGTTTTATGACTTCCTGAATTGTAAAAAATTCCTCATTTGCATTCTGTCTTTCAATGATACCATCGCTATAGAGAAGCAGGATATCTCCTTCGTCCATGTGCGCAAATGAGCGTTTTATGCTTATATCGGGAAATGCTCCAAAAATCAGTCCAGTTGGATGGAGCTCTTCAATTCCCTCTTTTTTGAATATCAACGGCGAGGGATGCCCCCCGTTAGCGTAAAAAAGATTTCCGTTGTTTTCGAACTCGGCAAAGAACAGCGAAATGAAACTTGTTGAGTATGAACCCCGATAGATTACCTCATTCAATTTTTTCAAGGTGTAAACCATCTTCATGTGCTTCTCAACCCCCATTCGCAACCCGGTAACCACATCCCTGACCATCAAGGCAGCAGGAAGTCCGTGTCCGCTCGCATCCCCAAAACATATGCCAAAATCATCGGCATCAAACTTGAAATAGTCATAAAGGTCACCCCCGACAAGTTCTGCAGGTTTAGATCTTGCCGCTATATCCCATCCGGGAATTGCAGGAGGTACTGATGCCAGAAGCGATTGCTGAATCCTCGCTGCCTGCTCCATTTCACCAATTACAGCCTCTGAAAACAGTCTGTAATTGACCGCCCTTCTGACGGCATTTAGACAAAATTCTATCTCTTCCCTCACCCACCCGCTGCGAAGCTCGAAAACAAAAATATATTTCCGTTCGGGACTGTTTACAACCACTACTGCCGGTACAGAATATCCCTCCTGGTCTGCCGGCTTAAATATCGTAATTGTTGCCGGGTCATCAAAAATATAAAGCCTGGTCTTCAAAACCAGCGTCACTTCGGGAAGATCGACAGCCACTTTCAGCGCGTAGGTGTTCTCATCCAGATCGTCGGGATATATCAACTCGAAGTTCCCGGTAACCTCTTCGTAAATCCGCCCGTTTCCGATTTGCAAATCATTTCCAAAAACCGTCTGAAGTCTGGTTACT
This genomic window from Ignavibacteria bacterium contains:
- a CDS encoding PP2C family protein-serine/threonine phosphatase, whose translation is MLEPKYFYRKLDALLAGIGKEKTGQDFLVNIVTRLQTVFGNDLQIGNGRIYEEVTGNFELIYPDDLDENTYALKVAVDLPEVTLVLKTRLYIFDDPATITIFKPADQEGYSVPAVVVVNSPERKYIFVFELRSGWVREEIEFCLNAVRRAVNYRLFSEAVIGEMEQAARIQQSLLASVPPAIPGWDIAARSKPAELVGGDLYDYFKFDADDFGICFGDASGHGLPAALMVRDVVTGLRMGVEKHMKMVYTLKKLNEVIYRGSYSTSFISLFFAEFENNGNLFYANGGHPSPLIFKKEGIEELHPTGLIFGAFPDISIKRSFAHMDEGDILLLYSDGIIERQNANEEFFTIQEVIKLVKKHGKEPAADIIEIIFEEADRFGGGVKWDDDATLMVIKKTKS
- a CDS encoding TonB-dependent receptor; the encoded protein is MLPVNTKSVIHITHISYSNYTFQTTPENGIPFNLLVYLIPKNLEFGTVLITGNHSHSKFEEIDNLKGTVEGVDLQKNLGLTLAATLKNEAGMAIRSMGPAPARPVIRGLGGDRILFAEDGVKTTDLSATSPDHALTIEPFSITRAEIIRGPRTIIFSPVTIGGVVNVIRHDIPVEKSNGFSGTAGSYYESANNGLLFGGNAEYGYGSMVIKGSITSRKSSDLRTPAGNLKNSFSDATGLSLGASYLGDFGYAGYAYRSMEMDYGIPGGFVGAHPNGVRISIFRNVYSAKASFNVNSSLIHNATFHVNRSFYRHKEYERNDLIGAEFSITDYTGFMNFEHHLFGFNEDGVIGASGQYRDFETGGFVFTPKSQSKNLSFYFWQPFNYNGLSIEFGGRVNYDLISPEKDKKANIGYIRERDFVTYSLALSGIYGITNELFAGMNLSRSSRVPTIEELFSEGPHLAAYSYETGNPDLASERGTGIELFSYYKLDNFYTLVNIYYYDLADFIIPRNTGRINYQTFLPVYATQGVSAKISGVEFQSELKFSPSFTFLVKASFTRGEMTDGGKLPQIPPAKLYLEASYKLFESSTLELSAEMAASQEETDTFETPTAGYISVNTNFHRSFSLGRLTGLLSIGIDNIFDADYRNHLSRVKSIMPETGRNLRTTLKVYIL
- a CDS encoding rhodanese-like domain-containing protein → MLVVKNLSPSEFLDGYKNDPDAVLIDVRTPEENSEKRIPNSLNIDIYSPSFQQEILELDREKSYYLYCRSGSRSFHAGLFMGQNGFTKVYNLDSGILGWRFETEKG
- a CDS encoding response regulator, with protein sequence MRQVISTARFSYFPSIHKFIFDDELHFPDGEINQYTGCFCDWIKSSLRAGSLRFYEEVDGTGFEFFILSIDEDLYRGVIQVSISKEAMPGSKNLKNSDSCPDEGNPSEKAKRGKRVLLVEDNEINKKVVESILSNLDLLLDHAWNGEEAIEKVASNDYDLILMDISMPVMDGYEATRRIRDTFPEPKSRTPVIALTAALRSESEARVAESGMNGYIGKPIVSKELIAAVQSFLFEEPRFEFINNGSGDDDIFIVDELVDLTYLKEVSNNDILFASDIVKSFLENSGPLLRELESSLGNDDIKRARELCHKFQPVLSYMGLKKIIPLMEKFHLNLQKPDINKHGQSLILEKIIKMTTEATSSLENIRKKMLERV
- a CDS encoding TRAP transporter substrate-binding protein, translated to MSKRRDFIKKAALVGTAAAFPAFFSSCMRKNNKADGFSGKSIKWKMATTWPPNFPVYGEMMTLFSQLVDQMSGGRLKIKVYGGGELVPAMESFDAVKQGNVEMVHSASYYWAGKEPSAIFFTGLPYGMNAPQFSAWLHFGGGMQLWEELYAKHGIIPMPGGNTSGQMGGWFRKEIKSVDDFNGLKMRIPGIGGKVMAKMGASALLFPGGELYTNLERGVLDALEWVGPFHDYKMGFQRIAKYYYYPGWQEPAGATEFMINKKAFDSLADDLKAILRGAAGYIDTMITAEMVAKNAESLQLIKNDPEVKLVQFPDEVLQKLKEKTAEVISEMTEAEPASKKIYESYRKYQNLTSSLYELTERNYKV